The genomic segment CATTCAGTGCGGCAGTCACACTGGTTACGAGTTCGGGCGTCGAGGTACCAAACCCGACCAGGGTCAGTCCAATCAGCAGGGGCGACACCCCTAATGCTGTGGCGGAGGCAACTGCGCCACGCACCAGCAACTCTCCTCCCACCACGAGCAATACCAAGCCCAGGCCAATAGATATCCAGATGTCCATGCGTTTCAGCTCCCGGTTATGCGCTCACTAGTTTGGATGACGCCGAAGTATGCCGTTGGAAAGGTGGATGATCGCTTTCATCTTTGCTTTCACCACTCATTTCTGATTGTCTTTCCCAAGGGTGTCGGCGAGTCTGAACTGCATCAGCAGAGGTGCATACACATCTTTGTCACATGACACACCTAGGATGAAACTCCGTCTACATGGCTCCGAAATGGGGTCTGCACTTTGTCTCATCTCACAGGTCTCCCCATGCACATCAAAACCACGGTTTCCGCCATCCTTTTGGCATTGGCTTCGGTCTCCGCATCTGCGCAGTCGTTCAGCCTGAGCAACTACACCGTCAAAAACACTTACGGGCTCGACCTGAGCGTGGGCGCTGTCTCCGGCCTGGAAGGCTCTGCGATCACTTATGCGCAGGACCGCGGCACCTTGTTTTTCATCGGTGACGAGGGCAAGGGCGTGATTGAAATGTCACTTGACGGAAAGTCAAAAGGTTCGATGGCGTTCACCGGCTGGGGCGCCTACAGCACAGGCCTCAATGGAAGAAATCCCGGTAACGATTCCGAAGGCTTGGCCTACTTGGGCAATGGGGTGCTCGCTGTGGCAGAAGAGCGCCTGCAAAACATCTACCGCTTCAGCTACACCGCTGGTGGCTCGGTCAACTTGGGCACAGTGCCTTTCGCCTCTGTGGGCCTGACTACTGGCAATGTGGGCATTGAAGGCTTGAGCTACGACGCCCGCAACGGCAGCTATGTCACGGCAAAACAAGACAACCCGGCCACGCTGAGTATCTTCAACAACCTGAGCTTCTCCACGGTGGCATCTCCGGATGCGGTTGCGGATGCGTCATTCACCGGTGCGACGGGCTTGTTTGGTTTGTCCCAACTGTCCGATGTGCAAACGCTCTCTATCCTGGGCAACAACAATTTGCTGGTGCTCAGCACCGGTACCACCCCCGGCGATTCGCGTGAGCTGATCGAAGTGACCCGCACTGGCACGGTAGTCAGCCGCTTGGACCTGACCCATATCGCTGCCCGCAACGCGATTGAAGGTGTGACGATTGATGAACGCGGCACGATTTACCTGTTGGCCGAGCAAGACCAACTCAGTGGCGCACCCGCAAACGCCAAGTCGCAGCTGATTGTGTTGACGGCCCCCGTGCCCGAGCCAGAAACCTACGCCATGCTGCTCGCTGGCTTGGGCTTGATGGGCGCCGTAGCCCGCCGCAGGCGCGCTGCGTAAGCGATTGCTTCCTTCCAGGTGTGGTGCGGGCCCAGGTGCGGCTTGCACCATGCCGGTGGCGATGCCGCACTGCACGCCGCCAAGCACTGTCGATAATTGACGTAAAGTTTGTGGCCTGCCGGATGCCTTACGGTGTCAGGCAGGCCCCGATGTTTCTGTCCTGTATTCCGCAGGGCTTGGCGTTATTGACAGCACCGCATGACCACCGACACCCGTTCACCCTCAGCTCTCCCCCTCGCGGGCATCCGCGTCGTTGAATTCACCCACATGGTCATGGGGCCCACTTGCGGCATGACGCTGGGCGACTTGGGTGCAGATGTCATCAAGGTCGAGCCACTGGCGGGCGACAGCACCCGCAAGTTGCTGGGCAGCGGCGCCGGTTTTTACCCGCTGTTCAACCGCAACAAGAAAAGCATTGCGGTGGACCTCAAAAGCCCACAGGGCCGCGAGATCGTGCTCAAGCTGATTGCCACGGCCGACATCGTCAGCGAGAACTTCAAAACCGAGACCATGCAAAAGCTGGGCTTGGACTACGCGTCTTTGAGCAAGCTGGACCCGCGCCTGATCTACGTGAGCCACAAAGGCTTTCTGCCCGGCCCCTACGACCACCGCACGGCGCTGGACGAGGTGGTGCAGATGATGGGCGGCCTGGCCTACATGACCGGCCGCCCCGGCGACCCGCTGCGCGCAGGCTCCAGTGTGAACGACATCATGGGCGGTATCTTCGGTGCCGTGGGCGCCATGGCGGCACTCATGCAACGCCAGCAAACCGGCAAGGGCCAGGAGGTGCAAAGCGCCCTCTTTGAGAACAACATTTTCTTGGTGGCCCAGCACATGATGCAGTTTGCCGTGACCGGCAAGGCCGCCGCGCCTATGCCCGAGCGCATCTCGCCCTGGGGCATTTACGACGTGTTCAGCGTTAAAGGCAACGAGCAGATCTTTCTGGCCGTGGTGGGCGATGGGCAATGGAAAACCTTTTGCGAGGCCTTTGGCTACGCCGACCTGTTTGCCGACCCGCGCGTCACCACCAATAACGACCGTGTGCTGGCGCGCAGCTGGCTCATCCCCGAGTTGCGCACGCGCCTGGCGCAGTTCAGCCGCGCAGAGTTGTCACAGCGCTTTGAGCAAGTGGGCCTGCCCTTTGCTCCCATCACCGATCCGCAGCATTTGTTTGACGACCCGCACCTGCAAGCCACCGGCGGCCTGGCCCCCATGGAGCTGCCCGACGGTCGTCAGACGCAAGTGCCTTTGTTGCCCTTAACCCTAGGCGGTGAGCGCCTCGGCCTGCGGCTGGATCCGCCCAAGCTGGGTGAGCACACCGACGCGCTGCTGCAAAGTCTGGGGTACAGCGCGGGCGAAGTGGCGGCACTGCATGCGCATGGCGTAGTGCTATGAAAAATATAGCTGCGCGCGCAGAATCCACGAGCGCCAAAGGGCTGAAGGGGAGTGCGTTTTACGCAGGTCAAGGAGGAGCCCGCGCAGCGGGCGGGGGACACGGAGTAAAACGCGCTGCCCTTCAGCCCTCCAGGAGTCAGTGATGGACAAGCTCAAGCAACTCGAATCCTTCGTCTCTGTCGCTACCCGTGGCAGCCTGACCGCCGCCGCCAATGCCGAAGGCGTGGCCCCCGCCATCATGGGCCGTCGGCTTGACGCGCTGGAGGAGCGCCTGGGCGTGAAGTTGCTGATCCGCACCACCCGTCGCATCACGCTCACGCACGAGGGCAGTGCGTTTTTGGAAGACTGCCAGCGCATCATCGCGGACGTGACTAACGCCGAGGCCAGCGTGAGCGCCGGTGGCGTGAAGGCGGCGGGCCATTTGCGCATCACGGCGCCGGCGGGTTTCGGCCGTCGCCATGTCGCGCCGCTGGTGCCCAAGTTCCGCGAGTTGCACCCGGATGTGACGATCTCCCTCAACTTGAGTGACCGCGTGGTGGACATTGCCGGCGAGGGCTTTGACTGCGCAGTGCGTGTAGGCGACATGCCCGATTCGTCCCTCGTGAGCGTGCGCATGGCCGATAACCGCCGCCTGTGCGTGGCCACGCCGGCCTACCTCAAGCGCCACGGCACGCCCAAAACGCCAGCCGATTTGAGTCGCTTCCATTGCCTCACGTTGTCCAGCGACGCATCTCAAACCCGGGGCTGGGCTTTCAAGTTGCCTGCGGTCAAAGGCGAGCGTGCTGATGCGGGTGAGGTGATTTACCTAAAGCCCGCCGGCCCGCTGGACTGCAGCGATGGGCAGGTGTTGCACGACTGGTGCCTGGGTGGCTACGGCATCGCGTGGCGCAGCACTTGGGAGGTGGAAAACGAAATCGCCGCAGGCCGTTTGGTCGCGGTGCTGGAAGACTATGCCGCTCCGCCCAACGGCATTTACGCCGTCTTCCCCCAACGCAAACACATGCCCTTGCGAGTGCGCTTGTGGATCGATTTCATCAAGGAGCGTTACAGCGCGCCGGGATATTGGAACAAGGCTTGAGAGAGATTATTTTGCTACTGATTTGATAGCTGCTTGCGCATATTCCACGAGCGCTACTAGCCCAAAATAGCAAAAATCCGGTCTACTTGGGTAGAGCCGGCTTTTTCATGGGCGGGACGGGCGAATTACTGGGTGTCGTCTTCCGAAGGCACGTCAAACGGATCGTCCAGGCTATCGCTTTCCATCATGGCGATCTCAGCGCACTGCACGCCATTGAGCTGGTGGCGGTAGGCCAGAAAAGCGTGGCGGGCATTGGCTTCGTCGTCGCCTTCGTCATCGGCTGCGGCAGCGGCCAGATGGTGTTTGGCGGCGGCCTGGAAGTGGTGGGCAGCCATGCGGTGGTAGTCGCCGATGGTCTCAAAATCTTCGTCCACCAGATCGTCTGCCACGGTCTCGGCCACGGGGGAAGTGTCTTGGGTCATTCAGGGCTCGCTTTTTTGTGAAACACGGCAACATGCCGCCTGCACAGATTGCGCCCTCACCGTGAACCCTGTGTGACAGGCGCGCGAGTCTTTTGCGACGCGCCGCCGTTTAGACCAGACCCCAGTCGCGTGCGCCCTTGAACCCGGGGAACACGTTGCTGAGCTGGCTGTCGCTCAGGCCCCACTGGCGTTTAAATATGCCGCCCAACACGCTGCGGTATTCATTCAACACCGCGTAGTCGCGGTTCTGGAACAGGGTGGCCGCCGACATCTGCACCTGCTCGCCGACCACTTGCTTGCCGCGCACCGCGCCGCCCAGCACCCACATCACACTGCCGTGGCCGTGATCCGTGCCGCGGTTGCCGTTTTGGCGGAAGGTGCGGCCGAACTCGCTCATGACCACCACCACGGTGTTGCGCCATGCGCTGCCCATTTCTTGCGAAAAAGCGGCTAGGCCTTGGCCCAATTCATCGAGTCGGTTAGCCAGATAGCCGGTTGCGCCGCCCTGGGCTACGTGGGTGTCCCAGCCGCCCACATCTACAAAACCCAGTGCGTATTGCTCGCGCATCAGGCGGGCGATGCGGCGGGCTTCCAGCTCAAAGCCCTTGGCGGTGATGGCGCCGCGGCTGGCGGCATCCATCTCGGCCGACATTTCGCGCATCACTTGTTCACGCACCGCAAAGCCGCTTTGCACCGTGCCCTCCAGGGCAGTGCCCTGATACATGGCTGCAATGATGCGGCTCTGGCGCGTGTCCACCGATGGCTTGCTTAGGTTGCGCAAGCTGGTGTTCGGAACGCGCAGTTCGCCTTGCAGCGCAATCGGCAGTTGGTCGGTAAACGCCATGGGGGCGGGGCTGGTAACAGCGGGGCGCCCTTGGAGCTGGGTGGCCAGCCGGTTCAGAAAGCCCGAGCCATAGGCGGTGCTGCTGTGGTTTTGCTGGCCTAGCTCGATGCTGTCTTGCGTTTCGAAGTGGCTGCGCGACAGGTTATCGGTGCCGCTGTACGGCACAAAGGCGAGTTCGCCTTGTTGGTAGAGCGGGTAAAGGGTGTCCCGCAGAGCCGGGTGCAGCCCCCAGTCGGCGGTGAGGGGCAGGGCGCTCGTCAGGTCGGCGTCGGGTTTGGCGATGGCGATGTCAGGCCGTACCTCGTAATAAAAGCTGCTGCTCACCGGGGGGAGCAGGCTGGCCGCATCCATGCCGCCGCGCAAAAACACCATCAAAAACCGGGGTGCCCCGGTGGTCGGGCCTGTGGCCGCGTGCAGCTGCACCCCGGGCAGGCTCAGGGCAGCTGCCGCACTGGTGTGCAGCGCGGTGTGCAGAAATTGGCGTCGTTGCATGGCACGGGCTCCTGAAGCGGGGTGTGTGGCGGTTGGGGCCGAAGTCTGGGGGGCAAGTGCGCTCGAGGGCTAGCGGCGCATGGACTCCGGGGCGGCCAGCAGGAAGGTGTTCCACTCCTGCGGCGAGTTGGCCTGGTCGAGCGCTGCGCGGGTGGCGCTGCTCAGGCCGTTTTGGATGGCCTGGTAATACAGTGCATTGGCCAGCTGGGGGAATGCGGCTTTTTCGGTCGCTTGCGGGCCGTCGGTTTTGAATAGGCCCGCGCTACCGGAGCCAATGGCCTTGGCAATTTCAAACCGGGTGGTGAGCTGGCCGGTACTGTCCCACGCGCTGGCGACCAGGGGGTAGCCGTCAGGCGTTTGGCGGCCGTAGAGCGGCTGCCCCATGCGGTTGATCCAGTTCAACACCGGGCCAACGTTGAGCACCGCTTTGTCGTCATACGCCAGTCGTACCGAGGACAGCACATAGCGCATCGGGTCTTTGAACTTGGTGGGGCGGGCGTTGGTAAATTCCGGCGCGGTGAACAGTGTTTCCAGCACACGAGCGATCTGGCCATCGGTCGCTCGCCAAGTGGCAGCCATGCGGTCCACAAGGGCCTGGGGCGGGGTGTCAGACAGCCAGAAGGTCGCTAGCTTGCGGCTCACGAACCGGGCCGTCGCCGGGTGGCGTGTCAGCAGGTCCAGCGCTTGCTCTATTTCGGCCAGACCCTCGCCGGTAATGGCTTGGCCCAGCAGGGCTTTGGGCCCGGTGTCATGCCGCTGGGGATTGAATTCAAAAATGCCCTTGCGCACATACAGGCGGTTTAACTCTTTGCGCAGGTTGGGGTTGCTGCTGTTCATGTTGACGCCCAGCCCGGTGAGCACGCGGGCCAGTTCTTGGACGTCTTTCTGGGTGTAGCCGCCATCCACCCCCAGGGTGTGCAGCTCCATCAGCTCGCGGGCAAAGTTTTCGTTGATGCGGCCGGCGGCATTTTGGTCGTTGTCCAGATACCGCAGCATCGCCGGGTGGTAGCTCACCGCGCCGAGCAGATCGCGGAAGCGCCCGAGGGCGTGCGGCCGCAGGGCGCTGTCTTCATAGTCGCCCAGCATCGCCCGCAGGTTGTGCTTGCTGAGGTGCACATTGAAGTGGTTCAGCCAGAACCATGTCATTTGCTCTTGCACCTGCGCCGGGCTGTAGAGCGCTCGCAGCACATGGCGGGTGGCGGCTTCGCGGGCGAGGCGGTTGAGCTCTTGCTGGTAGGCCTGCTGGGCGGCTTTTTTGGCTACGTCGTCCCGCAGTGCATCGGCGTCTTTGCGCTGCTTTTCCATCGTGGCCACCAGATCGGTCAAGCCGGTCTGGCTGATGGTCATGGCGCTGACGGTGGCCTGTGCGCTCTCGGGCAAGCTGGCGCCTTGTGGCTGGAGTTGCTGCTGCAGCCAGCGCGCGCTGCCCTGTTGTTCCACTACCCGCGCGGTGGAGGTGTTGGCCCCCCAGGTGATGCGGTTCAGCCATTCATAACGAGCCTGCGCCGTGGGGGCCGGCCCGTCGGCCACACCGCCCGATGGCAGGGGTGCGCAGCCGCTTAGAAAGAGCAGGGCAACACACAAGCCCCACAGGGGCGCGAAGCGAAGGAGTCGGGTGTCAGAGCGCATGCGCCACATCGTAGCGGCGCGGCCCCGGCTTCACCAACTGTTACATCGACAGGCGGCCCTTAGGCCTTGCCGAACTCCGCACCGAGCTCGCCGGCACGGTGGTGCGCAGCAAACAGGGCTTGGGCAAACAGGTCTTTGATGCCGCTCTCATCCATGCTGGTGATCGCCGCATAGGTGGTGCCGCCTTTGGAGGTGACTTTTGCGCGCAGGCTCTCAGGTGCTTCAGCGGAGGCGCGTGCCAGTTCGCCCGCGCCGATAAAGGTGGCCACGGCCAGTTGGTACGCCTGGTCCCTGTCGAGCCCCATGCGGACCCCCGCATCGGTCATGGCTTCCATGAAATAAAACATATAGGCCGGCCCGGAGCCGCTGAGGGCGGTGACCGCATCGAGCTGCGCTTCCGCCGTGAGCCAGACCGTGGCGCCGGTGGTCGCGATTACCTCGTTAGCCCAGTCTTTGTCTGCCTGAGTGACACCCGGGCGGCCAAAGAGAGCCGTGATTCCTTTGCCGATCAGCGCCGGTGTATTAGGCATGGTGCGGATGATGCGCTCGCTGCCCAGCCAGGTGGCAATGCTGTCAGTGGTGATGCCGGCTGCCACACTCAGGTGGAGGGCTGTGCGGTTGTGGCTGCTCACTGCTGCGGCGGCCTCTTTAAAGGTCTGGGGTTTGACCGCCCAGACGATCAGGTCTGCGCTGGCCAAAAAGGCGCCGGCTTCGGGCTGCGGCTGCAGGCCGAAATCGGTTGCCAGCCGGCTGCGGGCCTCTGCCCAGGGTTCCACCACATCAATATCTGCGACCGAAAACCCTTGGCGGAGCAGCCCGCCGATGATGGCGCTGGCCATATTGCCGCCGCCGATGAATGCAATGCGCTTGCCCATGCTGAGTCCTGTGCGTTGAAAAGTCAGAGCGCCCGAGTTTAGAGGGTGGTCTGGCGCACAGCGTGCTCCCAGCGCTCCATCAGCTCCTTGGCGCGTGCGGGCGGCAGGGTGGGGAGGAAGCGGCGCTCGGCCTTCCACAGCTGGGTCAGCTCGTCGGTATTGCTGTACACACCCGTGGTCAGTCCGGCCAGGTAGGCGGCCCCTAGGGCTGTGGTTTCGGTCACCGCAGGGCGCACCACCGGAATGCCCAAAAGGTCTGCCTGGAATTGCATCAGCAAGTCATTGACACACGCGCCCCCATCCACCCGCAGCTCTGACACTGCCGCAGCGCCCGCACTGACGGCATCGCGGCTCATGGCCTGCAAGAGTGCCGCGCTTTGGAATGCTATGCTTTCGAGAGCAGCCCGCGCAATGTGGGCAAGGGTAGAGCCCCGGGTAAGGCCTGTAATCGAGCCCCGTGCATCAGGCTTCCAATACGGTGCGCCCAGGCCGGTGAAGGCGGGCACCACAATCACGCCGCCTGAGTCGGGCACGCTTTGCGCCAGGCTTTGCACTTCGCCGCTGCCCTGGATGGCATGCAGCCCGTCACGTAGCCACTGCACCACGGCTCCCCCTACGAACACGCTGCCTTCGAGCGCGTATTGGGGCTGGGTGTTGGCTTGGGCTGCACTGGTGGTGATGAGTCCGTTGCGCGAGGTCTGGAAGGTGCTGCCGGTGTGCATGAGCATGAAGCAGCCGGTGCCATAGGTGTTTTTGACCATACCGGCTTTGAAGCAGGCTTGGCCGAACAGCGCACTTTGCTGGTCACCCGCCACGCCACCGATCGGAATCGCATGGCCGAAGAGGCTGGGCACGACTTCCCCAAACAAAGAGGCCGAGGGTTGCACCGCGGGCATCAGGCTGGCCGGAATGTCGAGCGCTGCCAGCAAGTCGTCGTCCCACAGATTGGTGTGCACATTGAAGAGCATGGTGCGGGAGGCGTTACTCACGTCCGTCACATGGACACGGCCCTCGGTCAGCTGCCAGATCAGCCAGCTGTCGATGGTGCCGAAGGCGAGCTCTCCGTGGGCGGCTTGGGCGCGTGCGCCGGGCACGTTGTCCAGAATCCACTTGAGCTTGGTGCCTGAGAAATAGGCATCCACCAGCAGCCCGGTTTTGGTTTGGATGGTGTCGGCCAGCCCGCGCTCGCGCAAGTCGGCACAGGTGGGTTCTGCCCGCCGGTCCTGCCAGACGATGGCATGGTGGATGGGGATACCTGTTTTGCGATTCCACACAACCGTCGTCTCGCGCTGGTTGGTAATCCCGATGGCCTTGACCTGCGCGGCGGTAATGCCGGCTTTGGCCAGTGCTTCGCGTGCTGTGGCGAGCTGGATGCGCCAGATCTCTTGGGCGTCGTGTTCGACCCAGCCGGGCTGGGGGTAGATTTGTTGCAGCTCCAACTGGGCCATCGCCACGGTTTGGCCCGCCTCGTCAAACACGATGCTGCGGGAGCTGGAGGTGCCTTGGTCAAGCGCGAGGATGTAGGTCATAGGCGTAGGGTCAGAAAAGGTGGGTGTGCGGCAAAGCGCGTCGCTGTGGCGGTGGGCTCAGGCCTGAGCCACGTCGAGTCGTACTTGTGCTTCTTCGAGTAACGCAGGAAACGGTGCCGGTGGCTGTGCGTCGGTGAACAGTCGGTCAATTTGCGACAGCGTGGCGACTTCGACCATGGCGGGGCGGTTGAATTTGCTGATGTCAGCAGCAAGCCAGACCTCGCGGGCGTGGGAGATGATGGTTTGTGCCACCTTGACCTCGCGGTAGTCGTAGTCCCGCAGGGTGCCGTCAGACTCAATACCGGAAATGCCAATCAGCGCCAAATCCACCTTGAATTGGCGGATGAAATCCACTGCGGCTTCGCCCACGATGCCCTGGTCCCGGCCGCGCACCACGCCACCGACCACGATGACTTCGCAGCGCGGATTGGTGCTCAGGATGCTGGCCACATTCAGGTTGTTGGTAATGACCCGTAAGCCGGTGTGGTGCAGCAGGGCGCGGGCCACCGCCTCGGTGGTGGTTCCGATGTTCAGGATCAGGGAGCAGTCGTTGGGAACGGCTTGCGCCACTTGGCGGGCAATGCGCTGCTTGCCATCGGCGTTGAGGCTTTCGCGCTGTTGGTGGGCCAGGTTTTCGGTCGTGGAGCTCGGCACCCGGACGCCGCCATGAAAGCGGGCCAGCAAGCCTTCGTCTGCCAGGCGCTGTACGTCGCGGCGCACGGTTTGCAGTGTGACGCCCAGCGTGTCTGCCAATTCATCGACCGCCACCGTGCCTTTGGCCTGGACGACGGAGAGCAGTGTGAGTTGTCGGGGATTTGGATTCATGCGTATTTGTACCCCCAAAGCTTGTAGGCGCCCAGACTATAAAACGAATCAAAAGGAATTATTTCAGGGTAATCACCAAGAAAAAACGAATCAAAACGAACAATAATTTGCAAATTCGAAAATCTACGGATTCGCAATGCAACAAAAAAAGGTGGCGTGATGCAATTGAATCTCGAAAGCATCAGCAAGAAAGTCGGTCCGCAAACCTGGCTGTATGACATGACGCTGGCTCCACGCAGTGGTGCAGTGACGGTGCTGTTGGGTGCGACGCAAGCGGGCAAAACCAGTTTGATGCGCATCATGGCTGGCTTGGATGTGCCCACAGCCGGCACCGTGCGTGTAGACGGTGCGGATGTCACCGGCATGCCCGTGCGGGAGCGCAATGTGGCCATGGTCTACCAGCAATTTATCAACTACCCCTCGCTCAAGGTGCGCGACAACATCGCCTCGCCTCTGAAGCTGCGCGGCGAGAAAAACATCGATCAGCGCGTCCGCGAGTTGGCAGAGAAGCTGCA from the Rhodoferax potami genome contains:
- a CDS encoding DeoR/GlpR family DNA-binding transcription regulator → MNPNPRQLTLLSVVQAKGTVAVDELADTLGVTLQTVRRDVQRLADEGLLARFHGGVRVPSSTTENLAHQQRESLNADGKQRIARQVAQAVPNDCSLILNIGTTTEAVARALLHHTGLRVITNNLNVASILSTNPRCEVIVVGGVVRGRDQGIVGEAAVDFIRQFKVDLALIGISGIESDGTLRDYDYREVKVAQTIISHAREVWLAADISKFNRPAMVEVATLSQIDRLFTDAQPPAPFPALLEEAQVRLDVAQA
- a CDS encoding DUF1501 domain-containing protein, with amino-acid sequence MQRRQFLHTALHTSAAAALSLPGVQLHAATGPTTGAPRFLMVFLRGGMDAASLLPPVSSSFYYEVRPDIAIAKPDADLTSALPLTADWGLHPALRDTLYPLYQQGELAFVPYSGTDNLSRSHFETQDSIELGQQNHSSTAYGSGFLNRLATQLQGRPAVTSPAPMAFTDQLPIALQGELRVPNTSLRNLSKPSVDTRQSRIIAAMYQGTALEGTVQSGFAVREQVMREMSAEMDAASRGAITAKGFELEARRIARLMREQYALGFVDVGGWDTHVAQGGATGYLANRLDELGQGLAAFSQEMGSAWRNTVVVVMSEFGRTFRQNGNRGTDHGHGSVMWVLGGAVRGKQVVGEQVQMSAATLFQNRDYAVLNEYRSVLGGIFKRQWGLSDSQLSNVFPGFKGARDWGLV
- a CDS encoding CaiB/BaiF CoA transferase family protein, with amino-acid sequence MTTDTRSPSALPLAGIRVVEFTHMVMGPTCGMTLGDLGADVIKVEPLAGDSTRKLLGSGAGFYPLFNRNKKSIAVDLKSPQGREIVLKLIATADIVSENFKTETMQKLGLDYASLSKLDPRLIYVSHKGFLPGPYDHRTALDEVVQMMGGLAYMTGRPGDPLRAGSSVNDIMGGIFGAVGAMAALMQRQQTGKGQEVQSALFENNIFLVAQHMMQFAVTGKAAAPMPERISPWGIYDVFSVKGNEQIFLAVVGDGQWKTFCEAFGYADLFADPRVTTNNDRVLARSWLIPELRTRLAQFSRAELSQRFEQVGLPFAPITDPQHLFDDPHLQATGGLAPMELPDGRQTQVPLLPLTLGGERLGLRLDPPKLGEHTDALLQSLGYSAGEVAALHAHGVVL
- the glpK gene encoding glycerol kinase GlpK, whose protein sequence is MTYILALDQGTSSSRSIVFDEAGQTVAMAQLELQQIYPQPGWVEHDAQEIWRIQLATAREALAKAGITAAQVKAIGITNQRETTVVWNRKTGIPIHHAIVWQDRRAEPTCADLRERGLADTIQTKTGLLVDAYFSGTKLKWILDNVPGARAQAAHGELAFGTIDSWLIWQLTEGRVHVTDVSNASRTMLFNVHTNLWDDDLLAALDIPASLMPAVQPSASLFGEVVPSLFGHAIPIGGVAGDQQSALFGQACFKAGMVKNTYGTGCFMLMHTGSTFQTSRNGLITTSAAQANTQPQYALEGSVFVGGAVVQWLRDGLHAIQGSGEVQSLAQSVPDSGGVIVVPAFTGLGAPYWKPDARGSITGLTRGSTLAHIARAALESIAFQSAALLQAMSRDAVSAGAAAVSELRVDGGACVNDLLMQFQADLLGIPVVRPAVTETTALGAAYLAGLTTGVYSNTDELTQLWKAERRFLPTLPPARAKELMERWEHAVRQTTL
- a CDS encoding LysR family transcriptional regulator → MDKLKQLESFVSVATRGSLTAAANAEGVAPAIMGRRLDALEERLGVKLLIRTTRRITLTHEGSAFLEDCQRIIADVTNAEASVSAGGVKAAGHLRITAPAGFGRRHVAPLVPKFRELHPDVTISLNLSDRVVDIAGEGFDCAVRVGDMPDSSLVSVRMADNRRLCVATPAYLKRHGTPKTPADLSRFHCLTLSSDASQTRGWAFKLPAVKGERADAGEVIYLKPAGPLDCSDGQVLHDWCLGGYGIAWRSTWEVENEIAAGRLVAVLEDYAAPPNGIYAVFPQRKHMPLRVRLWIDFIKERYSAPGYWNKA
- a CDS encoding DUF1800 domain-containing protein, yielding MRSDTRLLRFAPLWGLCVALLFLSGCAPLPSGGVADGPAPTAQARYEWLNRITWGANTSTARVVEQQGSARWLQQQLQPQGASLPESAQATVSAMTISQTGLTDLVATMEKQRKDADALRDDVAKKAAQQAYQQELNRLAREAATRHVLRALYSPAQVQEQMTWFWLNHFNVHLSKHNLRAMLGDYEDSALRPHALGRFRDLLGAVSYHPAMLRYLDNDQNAAGRINENFARELMELHTLGVDGGYTQKDVQELARVLTGLGVNMNSSNPNLRKELNRLYVRKGIFEFNPQRHDTGPKALLGQAITGEGLAEIEQALDLLTRHPATARFVSRKLATFWLSDTPPQALVDRMAATWRATDGQIARVLETLFTAPEFTNARPTKFKDPMRYVLSSVRLAYDDKAVLNVGPVLNWINRMGQPLYGRQTPDGYPLVASAWDSTGQLTTRFEIAKAIGSGSAGLFKTDGPQATEKAAFPQLANALYYQAIQNGLSSATRAALDQANSPQEWNTFLLAAPESMRR
- the proC gene encoding pyrroline-5-carboxylate reductase, coding for MGKRIAFIGGGNMASAIIGGLLRQGFSVADIDVVEPWAEARSRLATDFGLQPQPEAGAFLASADLIVWAVKPQTFKEAAAAVSSHNRTALHLSVAAGITTDSIATWLGSERIIRTMPNTPALIGKGITALFGRPGVTQADKDWANEVIATTGATVWLTAEAQLDAVTALSGSGPAYMFYFMEAMTDAGVRMGLDRDQAYQLAVATFIGAGELARASAEAPESLRAKVTSKGGTTYAAITSMDESGIKDLFAQALFAAHHRAGELGAEFGKA